From a region of the Gossypium raimondii isolate GPD5lz chromosome 10, ASM2569854v1, whole genome shotgun sequence genome:
- the LOC105778380 gene encoding glycine-rich cell wall structural protein isoform X3: protein MLGGAGGGLGGGGGLGSGHGLGGGAGGGLGGGGGLGSGHGLGGGAGGGVGGGGGLGGGHGLGGGAGGGLGGGGGLGGGHGLGGGAGGGLGRGGGLGGGHGLGGGGGLGGGAGGGAGGGLGGGGGAGGGAGGGLGGVGGGGGGFGGGGGFGGGGGVGGGFGVGGGFGKGGGLGGGLGAGGGGLGGGGGGGGGAGFGGGAGFGAGGGGGH from the exons ATGCTTGGAGGAGCAGGAGGAGGATTGGGCGGTGGTGGAGGACTTGGCAGTGGCCATGGGCTGGGTGGAG GTGCAGGAGGTGGATTGGGTGGTGGTGGAGGACTTGGCAGTGGCCATGGGCTGGGTGGAGGTGCAGGAGGTGGAGTGGGTGGTGGTGGAGGACTTGGCGGTGGCCATGGGCTGGGTGGGGGTGCAGGAGGTGGGTTGGGTGGTGGTGGAGGACTCGGTGGGGGCCATGGGCTTGGTGGAGGTGCAGGAGGTGGACTAGGACGGGGTGGAGGACTAGGTGGTGGCCATGGGCTGGGAGGTGGGGGCGGATTAGGTGGTGGTGCAGGTGGTGGAGCTGGAGGAGGGCTCGGTGGAGGTGGTGGTGCTGGAGGAGGAGCTGGAGGAGGGCTCGGTGGagttggtggtggtggtggaggtTTTGGAGGTGGAGGAGGatttggtggtggtggtggagtTGGGGGAGGATTTGGAGTTGGTGGTGGATTTGGCAAAGGTGGAGGACTTGGTGGAGGGCTTGGGGCTGGTGGGGGTGGCCTcggtggaggtggaggtgggGGAGGGGGTGCTGGCTTTGGCGGCGGAGCTGGCTTTGGTGCTGGCGGTGGAGGTGGACACTAG
- the LOC105778380 gene encoding glycine-rich cell wall structural protein isoform X2 translates to MLGGAGGGLGGGGGLGSGHGLGGGAGGGLGGGGGLGGGHGLGGGAGGGLGGGGGLGSGHGLGGGAGGGVGGGGGLGGGHGLGGGAGGGLGGGGGLGGGHGLGGGAGGGLGRGGGLGGGHGLGGGGGLGGGAGGGAGGGLGGGGGAGGGAGGGLGGVGGGGGGFGGGGGFGGGGGVGGGFGVGGGFGKGGGLGGGLGAGGGGLGGGGGGGGGAGFGGGAGFGAGGGGGH, encoded by the exons ATGCTTGGAGGAGCAGGAGGAGGATTGGGCGGTGGTGGAGGACTTGGCAGTGGCCATGGGCTGGGTGGAG GTGCAGGAGGTGGATTGGGTGGTGGTGGAGGACTTGGCGGTGGCCATGGGCTGGGAGGAGGTGCAGGAGGTGGATTGGGTGGTGGTGGAGGACTTGGCAGTGGCCATGGGCTGGGTGGAGGTGCAGGAGGTGGAGTGGGTGGTGGTGGAGGACTTGGCGGTGGCCATGGGCTGGGTGGGGGTGCAGGAGGTGGGTTGGGTGGTGGTGGAGGACTCGGTGGGGGCCATGGGCTTGGTGGAGGTGCAGGAGGTGGACTAGGACGGGGTGGAGGACTAGGTGGTGGCCATGGGCTGGGAGGTGGGGGCGGATTAGGTGGTGGTGCAGGTGGTGGAGCTGGAGGAGGGCTCGGTGGAGGTGGTGGTGCTGGAGGAGGAGCTGGAGGAGGGCTCGGTGGagttggtggtggtggtggaggtTTTGGAGGTGGAGGAGGatttggtggtggtggtggagtTGGGGGAGGATTTGGAGTTGGTGGTGGATTTGGCAAAGGTGGAGGACTTGGTGGAGGGCTTGGGGCTGGTGGGGGTGGCCTcggtggaggtggaggtgggGGAGGGGGTGCTGGCTTTGGCGGCGGAGCTGGCTTTGGTGCTGGCGGTGGAGGTGGACACTAG
- the LOC128033938 gene encoding glycine-rich protein 23-like, which produces MGVLNRFVLIAVLYILVVDSFGVADHGVSGVDDKKRLIRRPFLFKAKGGGLGRGIYKKGFRHGIGGGLGGGFGGGGGIGGGGGLGGGAGGGFGGGGGLGGGGGLGGGGGGGLGGGGGLGVVEA; this is translated from the coding sequence ATGGGTGTTTTGAACCGCTTTGTTTTGATTGCTGTGTTGTACATTCTTGTTGTGGATAGTTTTGGGGTGGCTGATCATGGGGTTAGTGGAGTTGATGATAAAAAGCGTTTGATACGTCGTCCATTTTTGTTCAAAGCCAAGGGAGGAGGTCTAGGACGTGGGATATATAAGAAGGGTTTTAGGCATGGCATTGGTGGTGGTCTAGGTGGTGGTTTTGGTGGTGGTGGAGGCATTGGTGGAGGAGGTGGTTTAGGTGGGGGTGCTGGTGGAGGCTTTGGTGGTGGTGGAGGACTAGGTGGCGGTGGTGGTCTTGGGGGTGGTGGGGGTGGAGGATTAGGTGGTGGAGGAGGTCTTGGGGTGGTGGAGGCCTAG
- the LOC105778380 gene encoding glycine-rich cell wall structural protein isoform X1: MLGGAGGGLGGGGGLGSGHGLGGGAGGGLGGGGGLGGGHGLGGGAGGGLGGGGGLGSGHGLGGGAGGGVGGGGGLGGGHGLGGGAGGGLGGGGGLGGGHGLGGGAGGGLGRGGGLGGGHGLGGGGGLGGGAGGGAGGGLGGGGGAGGGAGGGLGGVGGGGGGFGGGGGFGGGGGVGGGFGVGGGFGKGGGLGGGLGAGGGGLGGGGGGGGGAGFGGGAGFGAGGGGGH; encoded by the exons ATGCTTGGAGGAGCAGGAGGAGGATTGGGCGGTGGTGGAGGACTTGGCAGTGGCCATGGGCTGGGTGGAGGTGCAGGAGGTGGATTGGGTGGTGGTGGAGGACTTGGCGGTGGCCATGGGCTTGGTGGAG GTGCAGGAGGTGGATTGGGTGGTGGTGGAGGACTTGGCAGTGGCCATGGGCTGGGTGGAGGTGCAGGAGGTGGAGTGGGTGGTGGTGGAGGACTTGGCGGTGGCCATGGGCTGGGTGGGGGTGCAGGAGGTGGGTTGGGTGGTGGTGGAGGACTCGGTGGGGGCCATGGGCTTGGTGGAGGTGCAGGAGGTGGACTAGGACGGGGTGGAGGACTAGGTGGTGGCCATGGGCTGGGAGGTGGGGGCGGATTAGGTGGTGGTGCAGGTGGTGGAGCTGGAGGAGGGCTCGGTGGAGGTGGTGGTGCTGGAGGAGGAGCTGGAGGAGGGCTCGGTGGagttggtggtggtggtggaggtTTTGGAGGTGGAGGAGGatttggtggtggtggtggagtTGGGGGAGGATTTGGAGTTGGTGGTGGATTTGGCAAAGGTGGAGGACTTGGTGGAGGGCTTGGGGCTGGTGGGGGTGGCCTcggtggaggtggaggtgggGGAGGGGGTGCTGGCTTTGGCGGCGGAGCTGGCTTTGGTGCTGGCGGTGGAGGTGGACACTAG